A stretch of the Arachis stenosperma cultivar V10309 chromosome 6, arast.V10309.gnm1.PFL2, whole genome shotgun sequence genome encodes the following:
- the LOC130936049 gene encoding uncharacterized protein LOC130936049, whose amino-acid sequence MEDSFRVRVDKAFGSLPLSSTSPSSLSSLWSLADDEINSTPSNQSEPKPDPKPSAWSAASTSSSFSSSFRVQLENDLDDLNDEDDDNEDGDAGFRRTQLKPDDYDDEQWQIRSGIGLDCTLDHEEEEDKYDKQAIGKENQGDRVYMKDIADDGVEIDSCYALPSRFGEHVRDPRANHLAAKMRLKQDDEAAKKIDALHVSDKSAPGADTGGGDGGVDSINLKPILKSKDKPPEQKSQKRVRFDPDCDVRYGEDEEYEGTRDVRMKTSLIEEEAVFEQPSKAQEFASAVPDYIRNPSRYTRYTFDDSNDDIDDKSNKAAYMSFLSQLKASNAAAGTGSQGEDAEDDLPSVTFISRKKSGDVSMVEHKNVSKQKEDVGKENKRAFSVSIAAGENEDTDVCAMEEDMPGEAIEDVKKSSQRLNRKYRKKTQDELDEPDV is encoded by the exons ATGGAAGACAGTTTCAGAGTCCGCGTCGACAAAGCCTTCggttctcttcctctttcttcaACCTCCCcttcttctctctcctctctctggTCCCTCGCCGACGACGAAATCAACTCCACACCATCCAACCAATCCGAACCTAAACCCGACCCTAAACCCTCCGCATGGTCCGCCGCCTCAACCTCCTCCTCTTTTTCTTCCAGCTTCCGGGTTCAGCTAGAGAATGACCTCGATGATCTCAACGACGAAGACGACGATAACGAAGATGGTGACGCGGGGTTTCGTCGTACTCAGCTCAAACCCGACGATTACGACGATGAACAGTGGCAAATTAGGTCTGGTATTGGCCTCGATTGCACCCTTGATCACGAG GAAGAggaagataaatatgataaacaAGCAATTGGGAAAGAGAACCAGGGGGATCGAGTTTATATGAAGGATATAGCTGATGATGGTGTTGAGATTGATTCTTGCTACGCTCTTCCATCTAGGTTCGGAGAACACGTGAGGGACCCACGTGCCAACCACTTGGCTGCAAAAATGAGGCTGAAGCAGGATGATGAAGCAGCTAAAAAAATTGATGCTTTGCACGTCTCTGATAAATCAGCACCAGGGGCTGACACCGGCGGTGGCGACGGTGGTGTCGATAGTATTAATCTCAAGCCCATTTTGAAGAGTAAGGATAAGCCTCCAGAACAGAAGTCCCAGAAACGTGTTCGGTTTGATCCTGATTGCGATGTTAGATATGGTGAGGACGAAGAATATGAAGGAACGAGGGATGTTCGAATGAAGACTTCtttgattgaagaagaagcagtttTCGAGCAGCCATCAAAGGCACAAGAATTTGCTTCAGCTGTTCCAGATTACATTCGAAATCCGTCGAGATACACGCGATATACTTTCGATGATTCCAACGATGACATTGATGATAAATCGAATAAGGCAGCGTATATGAGTTTCCTTTCGCAGTTAAAGGCGTCAAATGCTGCTGCTGGAACCGGATCACAGGGAGAGGATGCCGAGGATGATCTTCCATCGGTTACATTCATATCAAGGAAGAAATCCGGTGATGTTTCAATGGTAGAGCATAAGAATGTTTCAAAGCAAAAAGAGGATGTTGGGAAGGAGAATAAAAGAGCTTTCAGTGTTAGTATAGCAGCTGGTGAGAATGAGGATACTGATGTTTGTGCAATGGAGGAGGATATGCCAGGAGAAGCCATTGAAGATGTTAAGAAGAGCTCTCAAAGGTTGAACCGCAAGTACAGGAAGAAAACACAAGACGAGCTGGATGAGCCTGATGTCTAA